One Mycolicibacterium rufum genomic window, CAACCCTTCAAGATGGTTTCTCGCGGCGATGTCATCAGCGCCGGCGTCCGGGCCATCGAACGTCGTTCGAAGACCGTCACCGTGCCCAGCAGCAACACCCTCGCCGCCATGGCCCCGGGCGTATTCCGCAGCATCATCGACCGGATCGGATTCACCGACAACACTATTCGACGGGCCACCGAACTGAGTGAACCGTCGAAGACTGGATAACCGGTGCCGGCTACCGGTTGGCGGCCCTGCCGGTGAACTGACCGGCTACGTCCCACAGTTCCTGCAGGTGCATCGCGTGGATGCCGCGGGGCGTGGTGGAGTACTTGTTGCAGAGGAATGCCGCTGCCGCGGTGGCGATGCCATGCTGTCCGCCGTTGCCCATGAACTTGGTGTTCGATCCGGCGACGTGGGTGACGCTGATGTGCTTGCCCGCCATCATCAGGTTCGTGATATTGACCGAGTACAGGCATCGGAAGGGTATGTCATAGGGCTGGTCGTCTCGGGTATCCCAGATCCAGTTCTTGAGGCGGAAGTCGTACTTCTCGTCGCCGGGGTAGTGCAGACAGAACGCCCCCGAGTTCTGCACGACGGCATCGGGGAAATCCTGGTGACTGCGGATGTCGGTCTCGGTGAGGGTGTAGTCGCCGACGTAGCGTCGGTACTCGCCCTGGGCGGGAACATGAGCGACCCATTCCAATTCCAGGTTGGCGTACTCAGTCGGTTCGAGTTGCTTGACGTTGGAGAAGGTTCCGTATATCGCGCACAGGAGATGGTCGCGAATCCGTTCACCCTCGGTGTAGGGGTCGAGCCACTGCCCGTACTCCCAGAAGTGGGTGAGCGGATGGGTCATCCTGCGACGGACGGTCGGGTCAGGCACCTTCTGGGCGCCGGCGACCGGACCGGGTCCGTTCTCGGTTCCGGGTTTGATCAACTGTCCCCTGAGATCGGCGAAGTCCTTGGCGACAGGCAGGGCCCACGGCACATCCGGGAACCCCACCGGAGCGCCCGCCATGCGGGTGCGAAAGAAGACGGTGTTGCCGTGGTGCATGTCGTCGCCGCGCTCAGGGGCCAGGCTCTCGTCGAACTCGCCGCGCGACTCCTGCCCGAAACGCGTTTGGGCGCCGGAGAGCAACCCAAGCAGCGCGGTCCCGGTGCAATCGATGAAGACCGGCGCACAATAACGGTATTCCCGACCGCTGCGGGCATCACGGGCGTCGACCGAGGTGATGGTCTGCTGGTCCATCTCCACGCCGTAGACGGTCTGCTCCAGCACGAGGGTGGCGTTGGGCTCAGCCTCCAGTAGCCGTCGTGCATACAGGTCGCCGTCGGGGCTGCGCTCGGATAGTTCGTCGATCAGTGGGCCGGTTTCTCCGCGGGGACTGAGACCGATCTCTATGCTGGCGTTGCCGCCCAGGTAGGGGCGATCCTGGATCAAAGCCACCTGGCAGCCCAGGCGGGCCGCGGTCAGCGCTGCGGCCGCCCCGGTCACGCCCCCGCCGACGACAACGACATCGAATTCGCCTGCGGCAATGGGATCGTCGGGAAGACCGCGGAGTCTGCGTCGCCACGAACGGGCTTCCTCGCCGGCCCCCTCCGGTGGTGGTGTGTCATCGCGACCGAAGAAGATCGCATCACACCGACCCTCGAAGCCGGTCAGATCGTGCAGCACCAGGGACACTTCGCCCTGGGGTAGTTCCACGACCCCTGCCTGTTCCCATGACCAGTCCCGCCCACTGGCCCCGAACTCAGGCTCCAGGGTTATGTCGTCGACGGTGACGGTGAACCGCCCGGGGTGATGCGAGGGCACCCAATCCTTGGTCCGCACCCACACGTGGAATCGGCCCGCCTCGTGGACGGCCATCGTGGTTGTGGCGTCGGCGACAGGGCTGCCGAGGCCATGGGCAAGCAGATAAGGCGAACCCATTTCACAATCGAACTGGGAGTCCAGCACCCAGCCGCCGTAGTTGTCGAAGGCCTCCGCCTCCACCAGGATGCCGATGTCAGATTGAGGCGCTGTTGTGGTCATACGTCTTCTCCCGGCTAGAAGCTTGATCCGAAGTCAGCTTTCGATTGTGGTGGGTGTTGAGTGAGCGGTTCGTGCGCCCCTTGCTTGAACACTTCCAGATGGGCTTGGCTACGACTCGTTGATCACTACACGTGACCACACGCCGATCCGAAGTCCACAACCCCAAGGGGCTCTATCCTCGCCTCGGGCATGACGATTGAAGATGTCCTGGCCGACTTGCCATAACCGAGTTGCATCCGGCTGAGGCGGCCAGCGAACAGGGTAGATCCATGACTTGCAACCAAAGTGGGGTGTCTGTGCCGCAAAAGACGTAACCCCGGCGATGTGGCTAGGCCAGTGATCGTTCCGGGGTCTTCGTTTTCTAAGTCTATGGAACGATCTGAGCATGTCAAGCGGACCGGCCGACCCACCGCCGGAATGGAGCAACGCTGCGATCGTTGAGCTCTTGACCGCCGAACGGCTGCGGTCGTATTTTGCGGCGACCAACGGTGAAATCACCGAAGTCATGCGGCTCTACGAGTGGAACACCGACGCCGCGGCCGCCGTGATCTCCCTGATCTCGATGACCGAGGTCATCGTGCGGAATGCCTTGGACTCGGCCCTGACCAACTGGTCTCGGCGGCGCCATCCGAGCGTCTCATGGTTGGACGCCGTTCCACTGGACGCGCGCGGCCGAGCCGACATCGCACAGGCTCGCGAGCGAGCGACCCGGCGCCGACCCCACGGCGTGCATGGCAAGGTGATCGCCGAGCTGCCGTTCGGCTTCTGGCGGTTCCTGACCGCATCCCGATACTTGACGACACTGTGGATTCCGGCACTCGCCGCCGCATTCCCACACGGACACCACGATCTTGGTCAACGGCGCAAACTTGTCGAACAACGCATGCAGCGCCTGTCGTTCGTTCGCAACCGAGCCGCTCACCACGAACCGAGTCACCAGCGCGACCTCGCGCGGGACGTCAACGATGCGGCAACCCTCATGGGCTGGGTTTCACCCGACGCCGCCGGATGGGTGCGCGCCCACGAGCACGTCACCGCCATCTATCTGCGCAAACCGCAGGTAAGGCATTGAAACCCGAACGTGCAGACCGGCCGATCCGCCACCGTCAATGGGGGTAGATTCCGGACTTGTCGCCGAACTCGGGTTGGCCTGCCCCCCGGACAACCGCTCGGTCACCCCGGGCGGCTGGCGCACCGTCATGAACAACCGCCACGACGTCGAATGGACCCCTCCCCCAGGCCTGGACACCGGCCAAACCCGCATCAACACCCACCACCGTCCCGAAGTCCTGCTCCGCCCACCCGACGACGAACAACCCGCCGAACAGACCACGGTCGAGCCGGCCGAGCCGACCGACCCGGAGCCTGCGACGTCGACCAGCGACCCCGCCGAACCCGGCGGACCCGCACCACCCGGAGACCAAGCGGCATAACCGCCGACGCAGCATGTCGCCGCAGAGGGCGGTCCACGGCCTCGTCTCCACAGATGTTCGGCGGCAACATCTTCGGGCAGTCGATTGACGGATGCGGCGTTGCGCGCCGGTATGCCATAGTCGCGCCATGTCCCCCACCTACCGGGCCTACCAGGTCACCGGCCAACGCCACTTCGAACTCGTCGACCGCGAGCTGACAGCACCCGCCTACGGACGCGTCCGGGTGCGGGTGCAGAGCTGCGGGGTGTGCCACAGCGACGTGCTCGCCGTCGAGGGTCAGCGTGCTGATCCGGGATCCCCGGTGGTGCCCGGCCACGAGATCGTCGGCATCGTCGACGCGGTGGGCGAGGGTGTCACGGCGTGGTCGGTCGGCGACCGGGTGGGCATGGGTTTCCTCGGGGGTCAGTGCAACGCATGCGAGTTCTGCCGTCGCGGCGATTTCGTCAACTGCACCGACCAGCCGCAGCCGGGCACCACCGAGGACGGTGGCTACGCCGAGGTGTTCTACGGCCGCGCGACCGGGCTGGTCCGTGTGCCCGACTCCGTGTCGGCCACCGATGCCGCCCCGCTGCTGTGCGCGGGCGTCACCACGTTCAACGCGCTGCGAAGCACCGACGCCACACCGGGCGCGCTCGTCGCCGTCCAGGGCCTCGGCGGCCTGGGCCATCTCGGGGTGCAGTACGCCAAGAAGCTCGGCTTCCGGGTCGCGGCGATCGCGCGGGGGCCCGAGAAGGCGGAACTGGCCACCACGCTGGGCGCGGATCACTACATCGACAGCGCCGCCGAGGATCCCGGCGCCGCATTGGGCGCCCTGGGTGGAGCCGCGGCCATCGTCGCGACGGCCGCCAGCGGGAGTTCGATGAGCCCGCTGGTCGCCGGACTGCGGCCGCGGGGGCAGCTGATGGTGGTGGGCGCGGCCCCGGACCCGCTGACGGTCGACACGGCCACGCTGATCTTCGGCGGCCGCCGCATCGAGGGCAGTCTCACGGGATCGGCCATCGAGAACGAGGACTGCCTGGCGTTCAGCGTCGCCTCCGGCGTCGCGCCGATGACCGAGGTGATGGCGTTCGACGATGCCCCCGCCGCTTACGAACGGATGATGTCGGGCAAGGCGCGCTTCCGCGTCGTCCTCGAGATGCCTGCCACGTCCTGAGGGCCCGTTCACGACAGAGGCCACGTGTTCCGAAGAACCCGTGGCCTCTGTCGCGTGGTGGGCGAAGGGGGACTTGAACCCCCACGTCCCGAAGGACACTGGCACCTGAAGCCAGCGCGTCTGCCATTCCGCCACTCGCCCGTGACAACCGGGGCAGCCTATCACGCAGGCCGACCCGCGCTCCAACCGTACTTGGGCACCCCGCAGATCACCAAAACAGCCTCGGGCGCATGCTTGACCTGCGGTGACGTGATTCTCAGAGTTCTGTTGGTCACGTCTGGGTATAGGTCGCCGATACCATGCTTGCAAGCATCGCTGCCAGCCGACACGCTGGCGGCATTTCACTGTCGAGGGAGGCGATCGGGGACATGGGTCTGGTCGATCGTTTCGAGCGCAAGCTCGAGGACTCGGTCGGCAACGCGTTCGCCCGGGTGTTCGGCGGATCCATCATGCCGGCCGAGGTCGAGTCGCTGCTGCGGCGCGAAGCCGACTCGGGCGCCCGCGAGATGCACGGCGGCCGCGTTTTGGCACCGAACGACTACGTCATTACCCTCAGTGTGCCTGACCATCAGAAGGTGAGTGCCGACCCGGACATCACCCCGACCACGTTCGCCAAGCACCTGGAGGGCTATATCCATGAGCGCGGATGGCAAACGTATGGTGAGGTGGTTGTCCGATTCGAGCAATCGCCCGACCTGCACACCGGACAGTTTCGCGCGCGCGGTGTGGTCAATCCCGACTCGACCACGGGCGTACCCGCCCCACCACCTCGAGACCTCTCGTCCCACGCAGAACCAGGAGTACCAGCGATGAGCGACAATCCGACCTACCGCGGCGGCCAGGGGCCGGGCCGGCCCGGGGACGACTACTACAACCGTCCCGAGGACGACCGGTACAACCGTCCTGACGACCAGCGTGGCGGCTACCCGCCCGCGGACCAGGGCGGCTACCCGCCCGCGGACCAGGGTGGTTACCCGCCGGCCGATCAGGGCGGCTACCCGCCGCACGGCGACCAGGGTTATCCGCAGCGGGGCGGCTACCCCGATCAGGGTGGCTACCCGGACCAGGGCGGCTACGGCGACCAGGGCTACCCGCCGCCGTCCTACGAGCAGCGCCCCCCGGCCGGCTACGTCCCGCCGCAGGGCGGCTACCAGGACCAGGGCTACCGGCCCGCGCCCGGTGGGTACGGTCCGCCTCCCGGCGGCGGCCAGCACGGCTACGGCGCTCCCGCCGGTGACTACGACTACGGACGTCCCCCGGCCCGCCCGTCCTACCCGGACCAGGGCGGCTACCCCGATCAGGGCGGTTACCCGGACCAGGGCGGCTACGGCGGCGGCCAGGGCTACGGGCGCCAGGAGTACGGCCAGCCCGACTACGGCCGCTACGGCGGCGAGGCCCCGGCCGGCTACGGCGACCAGGGCTACGGCGATCAGGGCTACGGGGCCGGCGGCGGGTACGGCGCCGGGTACGGAGCCGGCCAGGGTGAGTACCCCACGGCGGGTTCGACGGTCACCCTGCAGCTCGACGACGGCAGCGGACGCACCTACCAGTTGCGCGAAGGCGCCAACGTGATCGGCCGCGGACAGGACGCACAGTTCCGCCTGCCCGACACGGGGGTGTCCCGTCGGCATCTGGAGATCCGCTGGGACGGCCAGGTGGCGCTATTGTCAGACCTCAACTCCACCAACGGCACCACGGTGAACAACGCGCCGGTCCAGGAGTGGCAGCTGGCCGACGGCGACGTCATCCGGCTGGGCCACTCCGAGATCATCGTCCGCGTTCACTGAGGCTCCGCCCGCACGGGGGCAGCGACGGCGTGAGCCTCACGTCGACCGCCGCCCACGTAGGGTGGCGGTGCCGAACTGCGCCGACGAGCGCTTGCGCGAGGAGTACGACCCGGACGGAGAGGACGTCGGATGCAGGGGCTGATACTGCAGCTGACGCGCGTCGGCTTCCTGTTGCTGCTGTGGCTGTTCATCTGGTCGGTGCTGCGCATCCTGCGTACCGACATCTACGCGCCGACCGGCGCGGTGATGGTGCGCCGCGGGCTGGCGCTGCGCGGTTCGCTGCTGCCCAACCGGGCCCGCAACGTCCCGCGCCAGCTGGTGGTCACCGAGGGCGCACTGACCGGGACCCGCATCCCTTTGGGCACCCAACCCGTGCTGATCGGGCGGGCCGATGACTCCACGCTGGTGCTGACCGACGATTACGCCTCGACGCGCCATGCCCGGCTCTCGCCACGCGGTCCGGAATGGTACGTAGAGGACCTAGGATCGACCAACGGTACATACCTCGACAGGGCGAAGGTGACGACGGCGGTACGAGTTCCGATGGGCACACCGGTGCGGATCGGCAAGACGGTGATCGAGTTGCGCCCGTGACCCTCGTGCTCCGATATGCGGCCCGCAGCGACCGGGGGCTGGTGCGTGCCAACAACGAGGACTCCGTGTACGCCGGGGCGCGGCTGCTGGCGCTCGCCGACGGCATGGGCGGCCACGCCGCCGGCGAAGTGGCCTCGCAGTTGGTGATCGCGGCGCTGGCCCATCTCGACGACGACGAGCCGGGCGGTGACCTGCTCAGCAAGCTCGACGCCGCGGTGCGCGAAGGCAACTCGGCGATCGCCGCGCATGTCGAGGCCGACCCCGAACTCGACGGCATGGGCACGACGCTGACCGCAATCCTGTTCGCGGGCAACCGGCTTGGCCTGGTGCACATCGGCGACTCGCGCGGGTACCTGATGCGCGACGGCGAACTCGCGCAGATCACCAAGGACGACACCTTCGTCCAGACCCTGGTCGACGAGGGCCGCATCACCGCCGAGGAGGCCCACAGCCACCCGCAGCGGTCGCTGATCATGCGTGCGCTCACCGGGCATGAGGTGGAGCCGACGCTGATCATGCGGGAAGCCCGCGCCGGCGACCGCTACCTGCTGTGCTCCGACGGCCTGTCCGACCCGGTCAGCCACGACACCATCGCCGAGGCGCTGCAGATCTCCGACGTCGCCGAAAGTGCGGACCGGCTCATCGAATTGGCCTTGCGCGGCGGCGGACCCGACAACGTGACCGTGGTCGTCGCCGACGTCGTGGACGTCACCTCCCACGACTACGGGCAGACCCAGCCGATCCTGGCCGGCGCCGTCTCCGGCGACGACGACCAGAGCGCGCCGCCGAACACGGCAGCGGGCCGGGCGTCGGCCTTCAACCCGAAGCGCAACGCCGCCAAACGCGTTGTCCCGCAACCCGAAGAGCCTCCCCCGCGTCCGCGCTCGCGTCGCCGCATCTACCTCGCGGCCGCAGTGCTGGTGCTGGCGGTCCTCGCCGGCTTGGCGGTCGCCCGCGAAATCGTCCGCAACAACTACTACGTCAGCGAACACGACGGCATCGTCTCGATCATGCGTGGTGTTCAGGGCTCCTTCCTCGGAATCTCCCTTCAGGAGCCGTATCTGCTGGGCTGCCTGAACGCCCGCAACGAGCTGTCCCTCATCAGCGCC contains:
- a CDS encoding FHA domain-containing protein FhaB/FipA, which produces MQGLILQLTRVGFLLLLWLFIWSVLRILRTDIYAPTGAVMVRRGLALRGSLLPNRARNVPRQLVVTEGALTGTRIPLGTQPVLIGRADDSTLVLTDDYASTRHARLSPRGPEWYVEDLGSTNGTYLDRAKVTTAVRVPMGTPVRIGKTVIELRP
- a CDS encoding PP2C family protein-serine/threonine phosphatase — encoded protein: MTLVLRYAARSDRGLVRANNEDSVYAGARLLALADGMGGHAAGEVASQLVIAALAHLDDDEPGGDLLSKLDAAVREGNSAIAAHVEADPELDGMGTTLTAILFAGNRLGLVHIGDSRGYLMRDGELAQITKDDTFVQTLVDEGRITAEEAHSHPQRSLIMRALTGHEVEPTLIMREARAGDRYLLCSDGLSDPVSHDTIAEALQISDVAESADRLIELALRGGGPDNVTVVVADVVDVTSHDYGQTQPILAGAVSGDDDQSAPPNTAAGRASAFNPKRNAAKRVVPQPEEPPPRPRSRRRIYLAAAVLVLAVLAGLAVAREIVRNNYYVSEHDGIVSIMRGVQGSFLGISLQEPYLLGCLNARNELSLISADQSRDNLGCRLLAVSDMRPSERAQVIAGLPSGTLDDAIGQITELSHSSVLPVCAPRSPATSSRPPSPRPSTTRAPGTPAPSGNSPTSAPPPAPETPRTVTSSPAPPGPPPAPTPSPTPSPTVTALPPPPPEPGTNCREVS
- a CDS encoding DUF3662 and FHA domain-containing protein, translated to MGLVDRFERKLEDSVGNAFARVFGGSIMPAEVESLLRREADSGAREMHGGRVLAPNDYVITLSVPDHQKVSADPDITPTTFAKHLEGYIHERGWQTYGEVVVRFEQSPDLHTGQFRARGVVNPDSTTGVPAPPPRDLSSHAEPGVPAMSDNPTYRGGQGPGRPGDDYYNRPEDDRYNRPDDQRGGYPPADQGGYPPADQGGYPPADQGGYPPHGDQGYPQRGGYPDQGGYPDQGGYGDQGYPPPSYEQRPPAGYVPPQGGYQDQGYRPAPGGYGPPPGGGQHGYGAPAGDYDYGRPPARPSYPDQGGYPDQGGYPDQGGYGGGQGYGRQEYGQPDYGRYGGEAPAGYGDQGYGDQGYGAGGGYGAGYGAGQGEYPTAGSTVTLQLDDGSGRTYQLREGANVIGRGQDAQFRLPDTGVSRRHLEIRWDGQVALLSDLNSTNGTTVNNAPVQEWQLADGDVIRLGHSEIIVRVH
- a CDS encoding FAD-dependent oxidoreductase, producing MTTTAPQSDIGILVEAEAFDNYGGWVLDSQFDCEMGSPYLLAHGLGSPVADATTTMAVHEAGRFHVWVRTKDWVPSHHPGRFTVTVDDITLEPEFGASGRDWSWEQAGVVELPQGEVSLVLHDLTGFEGRCDAIFFGRDDTPPPEGAGEEARSWRRRLRGLPDDPIAAGEFDVVVVGGGVTGAAAALTAARLGCQVALIQDRPYLGGNASIEIGLSPRGETGPLIDELSERSPDGDLYARRLLEAEPNATLVLEQTVYGVEMDQQTITSVDARDARSGREYRYCAPVFIDCTGTALLGLLSGAQTRFGQESRGEFDESLAPERGDDMHHGNTVFFRTRMAGAPVGFPDVPWALPVAKDFADLRGQLIKPGTENGPGPVAGAQKVPDPTVRRRMTHPLTHFWEYGQWLDPYTEGERIRDHLLCAIYGTFSNVKQLEPTEYANLELEWVAHVPAQGEYRRYVGDYTLTETDIRSHQDFPDAVVQNSGAFCLHYPGDEKYDFRLKNWIWDTRDDQPYDIPFRCLYSVNITNLMMAGKHISVTHVAGSNTKFMGNGGQHGIATAAAAFLCNKYSTTPRGIHAMHLQELWDVAGQFTGRAANR
- a CDS encoding alcohol dehydrogenase catalytic domain-containing protein, with product MSPTYRAYQVTGQRHFELVDRELTAPAYGRVRVRVQSCGVCHSDVLAVEGQRADPGSPVVPGHEIVGIVDAVGEGVTAWSVGDRVGMGFLGGQCNACEFCRRGDFVNCTDQPQPGTTEDGGYAEVFYGRATGLVRVPDSVSATDAAPLLCAGVTTFNALRSTDATPGALVAVQGLGGLGHLGVQYAKKLGFRVAAIARGPEKAELATTLGADHYIDSAAEDPGAALGALGGAAAIVATAASGSSMSPLVAGLRPRGQLMVVGAAPDPLTVDTATLIFGGRRIEGSLTGSAIENEDCLAFSVASGVAPMTEVMAFDDAPAAYERMMSGKARFRVVLEMPATS